The region AGCGGAACCTCAAAAAAATCTCTCCTTTGAAAGTTTTGTCATAAATCTCTCCTATTCCTTTTCTCAGTTTATTGAAGGAAATTTTCAAATCTTTTTATCCAACCAATTGAACCTCTTAGCAAAGTTCTTACATGCGACGCGAGCTGAAATTCAATTTACCAACCAAAGATTTCCGAGCATCAGTGTTGGACAATTCATTGAAACTCCAAACTCACTCTTTCGCATAGTAGAAGAAATCAAGATAAAAGATAAGTTAGTGGGTGAGATCATCGTCTTTTTTCAAAAAGAAAAAGACAATTTCCAAGAAGAACACAGGGCGATGAGGGCTCTTGCAGAGATGACTTCCATCCAGATCGTCAGACGGGATATCAAACAAGAATTAAGAGACGAAAGAGATCTTCTGAATTCCATTATGGAATCAAGCCCCGCTGCCATCACTGTACTCGATCCAAGCGGAAATATAATTTATGCAAACAAAGCCTCAGAGTCAATACTAGGTATCTCAACTGATTTAATCACAAAACGCAAATATAATGCCCCACAATGGCGGCATACTGCTATTGATGGAGGACCATGGCCAGAGGAGAAACATCCATTTGTGATTGTTTCCAAGACAAAAGCACCAGTATCGGATATTCGGCATGCTATCATTGATGCAAAGGGAGTAGTTCGCTATTTATCTGTTAGTGGATCTCCAATTTTAGATGATAAAAAAGAAATCAAATACCTCGTTTTTATCGTAACAGAAATTTCAGAGAGTATCCGGCGAGATAAAGAACTAGCTGAAAGTGAATTCAAATACCGAACCATCGCCGAAAACACTCAATCCATCATCTACGATATCAGTCTAGTCACAGGAGAGGTACATTGGGAAGGCCCCATAGAAGAAGTGCTTGGGTACAGCCAAGGAGAGTATTCTGCCTTCAACTTAGATGCAGCTTATCAATTTGTCCATCCAGAGGATAGAGATAGGGTCGTTCATTATTATGAAAATGCCATCTATTCACAAAAACAAAGCCAATTGCAGATCGAGTACCGTTATCGCACAAAATCTGGCAATTATCTACATATGGAAGATAGCTCCATTATCATCTACAATATCAATGGAGAAGCGATACGAGCCATTGGTGCGATGGTCAATAGAACAGAAAAGATCCAACAAGAACAGAAGATTCTAGAAAGAGAACGAAACTTACGTTTGGCGATGGATGTTTCTCGCTTGGGGTTTTGGAAATGGGATGTACATAAAAACCATATCGAATGGAGCCCAAGGGTATATGAGATATATGATCTATCCGAAGAAGAGTTCCAGGGCAGTATAGATGTGATGCTTTCCCGAATCCATCCTGAAGATCGTGAATCTGCTTATGCACCTATTGAAGAGATGTTGAAATCTAAGACAAATAACAGGGATTATTTCTTTCAATACAGAATCTTTGACCGTCAAAATCGAATTCGATGGGTCGAGGGAATGGGACAATTTGAATTTGGACCGGACAATTCTCCCATCTCTTTATTAGGAATGGTGGGAGACATCACAGAAAGGAAACGATCTGAAGAGGCTTTGCTTGCATCCGAAAAAAGATTCCAATCCTTTTATCAGTTCACCAAAGAAGCTATTTTAATTTTTAGAGAGCGTGATTTGAAAGTTGTAGATGTAAACCAAGCCTTCTTACATCTATTTCAGTATGAAAAACAAGATATCTTTTCCATCCACTTCAGGCGATTGATATCTATTCGTTCTTTTTCAGAGATCCAATCTCTCGCTTTAGATGAAGAGGGTAAAAAGTCCCTAGAAGTAGTAGCTTTAAAAAAAGGTGGTAGCCCATTTTCTGCCCAAGTCACCGCAAAACGTTACCGAGACCAGGATGAGAACTTTATTGTATTTAATATCATTGATCTCTCTTTTTTACGAGAAGTTGAAGAACTTAAAAAAATCAATGAAGAGATTCTTTCCAGAAATCGGATCATTGAAAATCAAAAAATGGAGTTACAACACGCTTTCGATGATTTGAAAAAAACACAGTCACAGTTGATTCAATCTGAAAAGATGGCTTTGCTCGGACAACTTTTGGCGGGTATAGCTCATGAAATCAATAATCCGATAGGAGCAATAAAGGCTTCCAATTTAAATCTTAAAGAATGGAAATACAAATACCAAAAATGTTTTGAAGAGTTCCTGAAATTAAAACCTCAATTGACTGAAGAAGAATTG is a window of Leptospira ryugenii DNA encoding:
- a CDS encoding PAS domain S-box protein, which gives rise to MEAEPQKNLSFESFVINLSYSFSQFIEGNFQIFLSNQLNLLAKFLHATRAEIQFTNQRFPSISVGQFIETPNSLFRIVEEIKIKDKLVGEIIVFFQKEKDNFQEEHRAMRALAEMTSIQIVRRDIKQELRDERDLLNSIMESSPAAITVLDPSGNIIYANKASESILGISTDLITKRKYNAPQWRHTAIDGGPWPEEKHPFVIVSKTKAPVSDIRHAIIDAKGVVRYLSVSGSPILDDKKEIKYLVFIVTEISESIRRDKELAESEFKYRTIAENTQSIIYDISLVTGEVHWEGPIEEVLGYSQGEYSAFNLDAAYQFVHPEDRDRVVHYYENAIYSQKQSQLQIEYRYRTKSGNYLHMEDSSIIIYNINGEAIRAIGAMVNRTEKIQQEQKILERERNLRLAMDVSRLGFWKWDVHKNHIEWSPRVYEIYDLSEEEFQGSIDVMLSRIHPEDRESAYAPIEEMLKSKTNNRDYFFQYRIFDRQNRIRWVEGMGQFEFGPDNSPISLLGMVGDITERKRSEEALLASEKRFQSFYQFTKEAILIFRERDLKVVDVNQAFLHLFQYEKQDIFSIHFRRLISIRSFSEIQSLALDEEGKKSLEVVALKKGGSPFSAQVTAKRYRDQDENFIVFNIIDLSFLREVEELKKINEEILSRNRIIENQKMELQHAFDDLKKTQSQLIQSEKMALLGQLLAGIAHEINNPIGAIKASNLNLKEWKYKYQKCFEEFLKLKPQLTEEELNVFSNLREEAVLFGDFFTGLLDAKLKKQNLEYLLSQGIPQNMAKRISFDFVEMGLSDVSKFPIDFFKSKHIISLMDFIMWEVIYQRNTKTISTAIDRVSKILYALKNYSHFEKSERKELISIHDNLEIVFTIYQNHFKKGVELVKNYQEIPPIWCYPDDLLHIWSNLIFNSFQAMKFSGSIQVSTFVNNGYVFVSIIDNGPGILPEHLPKIFDPFFTTKKLGEGTGLGLDIVRKVVEKHKGRIQVFSEPGRTEFQISLPISDQV